Proteins encoded in a region of the Streptomyces sp. NBC_01298 genome:
- a CDS encoding sulfurtransferase — protein sequence MSRSDVLVDADWVEAHLNDANVVIVEVDEDTSAYDKNHITNAVRIDWKSDLQDPVRRDFVDQEGFEKLLSAKGISNDDTVVLYGGNNNWFASYAYWYFKLYGHQDVRLLDGGRKKWELDSRDLVDGTEVPNRPATAYKAKAQDTSIRAFRDDAVAAIGTKNLVDVRSPDEFSGKLLAPAHLPQEQSQRPGHIPSARNIPWSKNANDDGTFKSDEELTALYQAEQVDLAKDTIAYCRIGERSALTWFVLHELLGQENVKNYDGSWTEYGSLVGVPIELGANK from the coding sequence ATGAGCCGCAGCGACGTCCTCGTAGACGCCGACTGGGTCGAGGCCCACCTGAACGACGCGAACGTCGTCATCGTCGAGGTGGACGAGGACACGTCCGCGTACGACAAGAACCACATCACCAACGCCGTCCGGATCGACTGGAAGAGCGACCTCCAGGACCCGGTCCGCCGCGACTTCGTGGACCAGGAGGGCTTCGAGAAGCTCCTCTCCGCCAAGGGCATCTCCAACGACGACACCGTCGTCCTCTACGGCGGCAACAACAACTGGTTCGCGTCCTACGCCTACTGGTACTTCAAGCTCTACGGCCACCAGGACGTCCGCCTGCTCGACGGCGGCCGCAAGAAGTGGGAGCTCGACTCCCGCGACCTGGTCGACGGCACCGAGGTCCCGAACCGCCCGGCCACCGCGTACAAGGCCAAGGCCCAGGACACCTCGATCCGCGCCTTCCGTGACGACGCGGTCGCCGCGATCGGCACCAAGAACCTGGTCGACGTCCGCTCGCCCGACGAGTTCTCGGGCAAGCTGCTCGCGCCGGCGCACCTCCCGCAGGAGCAGTCGCAGCGTCCGGGTCACATCCCGAGCGCCCGCAACATCCCGTGGTCGAAGAACGCCAACGACGACGGCACCTTCAAGTCCGACGAGGAGCTCACCGCCCTCTACCAGGCCGAGCAGGTGGACCTGGCGAAGGACACCATCGCCTACTGCCGCATCGGTGAGCGCTCCGCACTCACCTGGTTCGTGCTGCACGAGCTCCTGGGCCAGGAGAACGTCAAGAACTACGACGGCTCGTGGACCGAGTACGGCTCGCTGGTCGGCGTGCCGATCGAGCTCGGCGCCAACAAGTAG
- a CDS encoding LmeA family phospholipid-binding protein has protein sequence MRVLRVVVIIGVVLGGLFVGLDRWAAGYAEDRMAERISARQGLSGVGVDIKGFPFLTQALSRDLDQVDLKVAGADVATSDGRTTHLSRLRVAFRGVELNGDYSGGTARSATGSALVTYADLTAAAQPGVTVAYGGAPGKLKVTASVEFLGRTLSRSVISTVSLVGAGEAKGGSTVRVRADEVPGEGLPGIEAVVRKKTDFDRRIDEGLPSGVRLTTLTSDAAGVVLTLGGKNLALAG, from the coding sequence GTGCGTGTCCTACGTGTCGTTGTGATCATCGGAGTGGTCCTCGGCGGCCTGTTCGTCGGGCTGGACCGCTGGGCGGCCGGCTATGCCGAGGACCGCATGGCGGAGCGGATCTCGGCCCGGCAGGGCCTGTCCGGGGTGGGGGTGGACATCAAGGGGTTCCCGTTCCTGACCCAAGCCCTCTCCCGCGACCTCGACCAGGTAGACCTGAAGGTGGCCGGCGCCGACGTGGCGACCTCGGACGGCCGTACGACACACCTGTCCCGGCTGCGGGTCGCCTTCCGCGGGGTGGAGCTGAACGGCGACTACAGCGGCGGCACCGCCCGCTCCGCCACGGGCTCGGCCCTCGTCACGTACGCCGACCTGACCGCGGCGGCCCAGCCCGGGGTGACGGTCGCCTACGGCGGGGCGCCCGGCAAGCTGAAGGTCACCGCGAGCGTGGAGTTCCTCGGCCGCACCCTCAGCCGCAGCGTGATCTCGACGGTCTCCCTGGTCGGCGCCGGAGAGGCCAAGGGCGGGAGCACCGTCCGGGTCCGCGCCGACGAGGTGCCGGGCGAGGGCCTCCCCGGGATCGAGGCCGTGGTCCGCAAGAAGACCGACTTCGACCGGCGGATCGACGAGGGTCTGCCGTCGGGGGTCCGGCTGACGACGCTGACCTCGGACGCGGCCGGTGTGGTGCTCACTCTGGGCGGTAAGAATCTGGCACTGGCCGGATAG
- a CDS encoding putative leader peptide, with protein sequence MKHQQADLTKRRAVDLCRVAAMLCRSM encoded by the coding sequence ATGAAGCATCAGCAGGCGGATCTCACGAAGCGACGGGCAGTAGACCTGTGTCGCGTCGCCGCCATGCTCTGTCGATCCATGTGA
- a CDS encoding MoaD/ThiS family protein, with amino-acid sequence MATGTIRYWAAAKAAAKTAEEPYSARTLAEALDAVRERHPGELTRVLLRCSFLVNEQPVGKRPHDSVELTEGGTVEVLPPFAGG; translated from the coding sequence GTGGCAACCGGAACCATCCGCTACTGGGCGGCGGCGAAGGCCGCGGCCAAGACGGCGGAGGAGCCGTACTCGGCGCGGACACTGGCCGAGGCGCTCGACGCCGTGCGGGAACGCCACCCCGGGGAGCTGACCCGGGTCCTGCTGCGCTGCTCCTTCCTCGTGAACGAACAACCCGTGGGCAAGCGCCCGCACGATTCCGTCGAGCTGACCGAGGGGGGCACCGTCGAGGTGCTCCCGCCGTTCGCGGGCGGGTGA